From Hugenholtzia roseola DSM 9546, one genomic window encodes:
- the nusA gene encoding transcription termination factor NusA: protein METNELIESFADFASKKRIDRATIIRILEDVFRTLIRKKFNSDENFDVIINPDKGDLEIWRYLKIVDDNDPEFNEDLHIKLNQARKIEADFEVGEDFAQAIKIEDFGRRMVQTARQTLIQKVRDLEKDLLYQKYKDMVGEMVTCEVYQALRRELVLHDAEGKELVLPRGEQIPKDHFYKGDTVRAVVHKVDMQNGNPKIILSRTSPKFLERLFEKEIPEVYDGVISIRRIVREPGERAKVAVESYDDRIDPVGSCVGMRGSRIYPIVRELNNENIDVINFTDNLELFVARALAPAKVTTMTIDNESNRISAYLKRDQISLAIGKNGQNIRLAGKLVGMEIDVFREESLNNEDEEDVDLSEFKDAVDDWIIEEFHKVGFDTAKSVLECPREDLVRRVDLEEETIDFVLEILRKEFE, encoded by the coding sequence ATGGAAACGAACGAACTGATTGAATCCTTTGCAGATTTTGCAAGCAAGAAAAGAATCGACCGCGCAACGATTATCCGCATCTTAGAAGATGTCTTTCGCACCCTGATTCGCAAAAAGTTTAACTCTGATGAAAACTTCGACGTTATCATCAACCCCGACAAAGGGGATTTAGAGATTTGGCGTTATCTCAAAATTGTAGATGACAACGACCCCGAATTTAACGAAGATTTACACATCAAATTGAACCAAGCCCGCAAGATTGAAGCCGACTTCGAAGTAGGCGAAGACTTTGCACAAGCTATCAAGATAGAAGATTTTGGGCGTAGAATGGTGCAGACGGCACGCCAAACGCTTATCCAAAAGGTGCGCGATTTGGAAAAAGACCTTTTGTACCAAAAGTATAAAGATATGGTAGGCGAGATGGTAACCTGTGAGGTCTATCAAGCCCTAAGAAGGGAGTTGGTCTTGCATGATGCCGAAGGAAAGGAACTTGTGCTGCCCAGAGGCGAGCAAATTCCGAAAGACCATTTCTACAAAGGCGATACGGTTCGGGCGGTTGTCCATAAAGTAGATATGCAGAATGGCAATCCTAAGATTATCCTTTCGCGCACCTCGCCAAAATTTTTGGAAAGGCTCTTCGAAAAAGAAATTCCCGAAGTGTATGATGGCGTGATTTCCATTCGCCGCATTGTGCGCGAACCCGGTGAGCGTGCCAAAGTTGCCGTAGAATCTTACGACGACCGCATCGACCCCGTTGGCTCTTGTGTGGGCATGCGTGGCTCGCGCATCTACCCCATTGTGCGCGAACTCAACAACGAAAACATCGATGTCATCAACTTCACCGACAACTTAGAACTTTTCGTAGCACGCGCCTTAGCACCTGCTAAGGTTACGACCATGACCATCGATAACGAAAGCAACCGCATTTCGGCTTATCTCAAACGCGACCAAATTTCGCTCGCCATTGGTAAGAATGGGCAAAATATTCGCTTGGCAGGCAAATTAGTAGGCATGGAAATTGACGTTTTCAGAGAGGAATCGCTCAATAACGAAGACGAAGAAGACGTAGATTTGTCAGAATTTAAAGATGCCGTAGATGATTGGATTATCGAGGAGTTTCACAAAGTGGGCTTCGATACTGCCAAAAGCGTCTTGGAATGTCCGCGTGAAGACTTAGTGCGCCGCGTAGATTTGGAGGAGGAAACGATAGATTTCGTCTTAGAAATTTTGCGCAAAGAATTTGAATAG
- the ligA gene encoding NAD-dependent DNA ligase LigA, producing the protein MTLQEAEKTIQELSQKINYYNERYYLHHESLISDYEFDKMLQDLILLENQYPTLKKTDSPSQRVGGGITKNFDTVVHRYPMLSLSNTYNEEELTQFGERVEKGLRDVNDLENLEYICELKFDGVAISILYENGILTRAVTRGDGVQGDEVTANVRTIRNLPLRLEAADVPPIFEVRGEIFMPKEQFEQLNLEIEEENKIRTQKGIAALRLLANPRNAASGAIKMQDSAQVAKRGLRCYVYEIYGEKLPFVSHEQGLKALESWKFEVSPHWKKVQKMEEAIAFIQSWEQKRFSLPLDTDGMVVKVNLLAQRESLGLTAKSPRWAIAYKYKPQNALTILQSVDFQVGRTGAVTPVANLKPVKLAGTTVKRATLHNADEIQRLDLHIGDSVWIEKSGEIIPKITGIDKSRRPLAVQPIAFPTLCPECNTTLVKEIDQVAFYCPNETACPPQVCGKIVHFTHRKAMNIESLGEKTIQAFYAQGWLQNVADLYDLDPEKILTLPNFKEKSVQNIIEGLEKSKQQPFKNLLFALGIRYIGKTTADILADYFGSMQKIEQASKEEIASIYGIGEKVAESLYDFFQNAENQRLISRLAQAGLQMAGQQKVLSSDILAGKSFVVSGTFTQYDREEIKEVIKNNGGKVVSGVSAKVDFLLAGDKAGDSKLKKAQELKVTILSETDFIALLNATEA; encoded by the coding sequence ATGACCCTGCAAGAGGCTGAAAAAACGATACAAGAACTTTCTCAAAAAATCAATTATTACAATGAACGCTATTATTTGCACCATGAATCGCTTATCTCCGATTATGAGTTTGATAAGATGCTACAAGATTTAATTTTATTAGAAAATCAATATCCTACTTTAAAGAAAACCGATTCACCTTCGCAGCGCGTAGGGGGCGGCATTACCAAAAATTTTGATACGGTGGTGCATCGCTATCCTATGCTTTCCCTTTCAAATACCTACAACGAGGAAGAACTGACTCAATTTGGCGAGCGCGTAGAAAAAGGCTTGCGCGATGTAAATGATTTAGAAAATTTAGAATACATTTGTGAATTAAAATTTGATGGTGTTGCGATTTCAATTTTATATGAAAATGGCATACTCACACGTGCCGTTACGCGCGGTGATGGCGTGCAGGGCGACGAGGTTACGGCTAATGTACGCACTATCCGCAATTTGCCCTTGCGTTTGGAGGCAGCCGACGTGCCGCCTATTTTCGAGGTACGGGGCGAAATTTTTATGCCCAAAGAGCAATTTGAGCAGCTCAATTTGGAAATAGAGGAGGAAAATAAGATACGCACTCAAAAAGGAATTGCGGCATTGCGTCTGCTTGCCAATCCGCGCAATGCGGCTTCGGGTGCTATCAAGATGCAGGATTCGGCGCAGGTAGCCAAGCGCGGTTTGCGCTGTTATGTCTATGAAATTTATGGTGAAAAATTGCCTTTTGTTAGTCATGAGCAGGGTTTGAAAGCCTTAGAAAGTTGGAAATTTGAAGTTTCGCCCCATTGGAAAAAGGTGCAAAAAATGGAAGAGGCGATAGCTTTTATCCAAAGTTGGGAGCAGAAACGCTTTTCACTACCCCTCGATACAGATGGTATGGTTGTGAAAGTAAATCTTTTGGCGCAGCGCGAAAGTTTGGGGCTTACCGCCAAAAGTCCGCGCTGGGCAATCGCCTACAAATACAAGCCCCAAAATGCCCTAACTATCCTACAAAGTGTTGATTTTCAGGTAGGTAGGACAGGCGCAGTTACGCCCGTTGCAAATTTAAAACCCGTCAAATTGGCAGGCACAACCGTCAAACGCGCTACTTTGCACAATGCCGACGAAATCCAACGCTTAGATTTACACATAGGCGATAGCGTTTGGATAGAAAAAAGTGGCGAAATTATACCCAAAATCACAGGCATAGACAAAAGCCGCCGTCCGCTTGCGGTGCAGCCGATTGCTTTTCCTACACTTTGTCCTGAATGTAATACTACTTTGGTTAAGGAAATAGACCAAGTTGCGTTTTACTGTCCGAATGAAACTGCCTGTCCGCCACAGGTTTGTGGTAAAATTGTCCATTTTACGCATAGAAAGGCGATGAACATAGAGAGTTTGGGTGAAAAAACGATACAGGCTTTCTACGCACAGGGTTGGCTGCAAAATGTAGCCGATTTGTACGATTTAGACCCCGAAAAAATCCTAACTTTGCCTAATTTTAAGGAAAAATCAGTTCAAAATATCATAGAAGGATTAGAAAAATCCAAACAACAACCCTTTAAAAATTTGCTCTTTGCCTTAGGGATTCGCTACATTGGCAAGACTACCGCCGATATTTTAGCCGACTATTTTGGCTCGATGCAAAAGATAGAACAGGCTTCGAAAGAGGAAATTGCCAGCATTTATGGCATAGGCGAAAAGGTAGCAGAAAGTCTGTACGATTTTTTTCAAAATGCTGAAAATCAGAGGCTTATATCGCGTTTGGCGCAAGCAGGCTTGCAGATGGCGGGGCAACAAAAGGTTTTGAGTAGCGATATTTTGGCAGGCAAATCGTTTGTTGTTTCGGGAACTTTCACCCAATATGACCGCGAAGAGATTAAAGAAGTCATTAAAAATAATGGTGGAAAAGTAGTGAGTGGTGTTTCTGCAAAAGTAGATTTTCTTTTGGCAGGCGATAAGGCAGGCGATTCGAAGCTCAAAAAGGCGCAAGAATTGAAAGTTACCATTTTAAGTGAAACCGACTTTATCGCACTACTCAATGCCACAGAAGCGTAG
- a CDS encoding ribosome assembly cofactor RimP, whose product MALALSETLTSLFNQALADLGREGELFLLDVAISGRGIQKVVFTVDGDKGVTIGQCADLSRKLGDLIEQAALFADDQPYELEVGSAGADQPLRLLRQYPQHIGRKLVFTLKDETVKKGKLLDIREEAGKILLDFTQEYEVKEEKQGKTKLKIKYQPATLDFDSIKEAQVEISFK is encoded by the coding sequence ATGGCACTTGCACTTTCAGAAACTCTTACTTCGCTTTTCAATCAAGCCCTTGCCGATTTAGGCAGGGAAGGCGAACTTTTTTTGCTTGATGTAGCAATCTCAGGACGTGGAATCCAAAAGGTAGTCTTTACCGTCGATGGCGACAAAGGCGTAACTATCGGGCAGTGCGCCGACCTAAGCAGGAAATTGGGCGACCTTATCGAGCAGGCAGCTCTCTTTGCCGACGACCAGCCCTACGAATTAGAAGTAGGCTCGGCAGGTGCAGACCAGCCCCTACGCTTGCTACGCCAATACCCGCAACATATCGGGCGCAAACTTGTCTTCACCCTCAAAGACGAAACGGTAAAAAAAGGCAAGCTACTCGACATCAGAGAAGAAGCGGGCAAAATCCTACTCGATTTCACACAAGAATACGAAGTAAAGGAAGAAAAACAAGGCAAGACCAAGCTCAAAATCAAGTATCAGCCCGCCACCCTTGATTTTGATTCCATCAAAGAGGCGCAGGTAGAAATTTCTTTTAAATAG
- a CDS encoding ATP-binding protein, which translates to MTQLPLLSIGEQSFEELRTKGCIYVDKTAFLVQLLFIEQQKFIFLPRPRRFGKSLLISTLKALFLGKKELFAGLYIEDKITWESNPVLHFDFSRIGFNDIGLYQAIELRLEEMAAEYEVSLTKKGIALKFSELIETLHEKTNKKVVILIDEYDKPITDVLEIGENKKAQLHRDILRTFYSVVKGSSAHIRLFFMTGIARFSKISLFSDLNNLTDLSQVDDYHNLLGYTQKELESYFSAHLNYIAEKKNMPLEVLLTEIKGWYNGFSWNGTDKLYNPYSILRFLFAKKFNNYWFDSGTPKFLVELLKKEVMYDVSGVRVTSNYIENVDINNLNLETILFQTGYLTIKKIDRLGRYLLGYPNKEVEKSMLECILEAYVESPRQALAAFDLIEAVETSNFELMKTVFNTLFASIPYQIFDQNQEKYFYAIVFLTFKLCGFHLYSEVSTSLGRIDALLEVDDKVYIFEFKLNESAEIALRQIHERGYYKQFMGQDKKIYLIGINFSSQTKSVAELRFEGVG; encoded by the coding sequence ATGACACAACTACCTTTACTTTCCATAGGTGAGCAGTCTTTTGAGGAGTTGCGAACAAAAGGCTGCATTTATGTAGACAAAACAGCCTTCCTTGTCCAACTTTTATTTATAGAACAGCAAAAATTTATTTTCCTTCCTCGTCCGCGCAGGTTTGGTAAGTCCTTGTTAATCAGCACCTTAAAAGCTCTTTTTTTAGGCAAAAAGGAACTCTTTGCAGGGCTTTATATCGAAGATAAAATCACTTGGGAAAGCAATCCTGTCCTGCATTTTGATTTTAGTAGAATCGGATTTAACGATATAGGCTTGTACCAAGCGATTGAGCTACGTTTGGAAGAGATGGCGGCAGAATACGAAGTGAGTCTTACAAAAAAGGGAATTGCTTTAAAATTTTCCGAACTAATAGAAACTTTACACGAAAAAACAAATAAAAAAGTTGTCATTTTAATAGATGAATACGATAAGCCAATTACAGATGTATTAGAAATCGGGGAGAATAAAAAAGCTCAACTGCACCGCGACATTTTGCGAACTTTTTATAGTGTCGTGAAAGGCAGCTCTGCACACATTCGCCTATTTTTTATGACAGGAATTGCACGATTTTCCAAAATTTCACTTTTTTCGGACTTGAATAATCTTACGGATTTATCGCAGGTAGATGATTATCACAACCTTTTAGGTTATACACAAAAAGAATTAGAAAGTTATTTTTCTGCGCACCTAAATTATATTGCAGAAAAGAAAAATATGCCGCTTGAAGTTTTATTGACAGAGATAAAGGGTTGGTACAATGGCTTTTCTTGGAATGGGACAGATAAACTTTACAATCCTTACTCTATTTTACGCTTTCTTTTTGCTAAAAAATTTAATAATTATTGGTTTGATAGCGGAACACCTAAATTTCTGGTGGAACTTCTGAAAAAAGAGGTCATGTATGATGTATCGGGCGTTAGGGTTACTTCTAATTATATAGAAAACGTAGATATAAATAACTTGAATTTAGAAACTATACTTTTTCAAACAGGCTACCTAACGATAAAAAAGATAGACCGCTTGGGGCGTTATCTCTTAGGCTATCCAAATAAAGAGGTAGAAAAGTCTATGTTGGAGTGTATTTTGGAAGCCTATGTCGAGAGTCCGCGTCAGGCGTTGGCTGCTTTTGACTTGATTGAGGCAGTAGAAACTTCTAATTTCGAGTTGATGAAAACAGTTTTTAATACGCTTTTTGCTTCTATTCCCTACCAAATATTTGACCAAAACCAAGAAAAATATTTTTATGCGATAGTCTTTCTAACTTTTAAATTGTGTGGTTTTCACCTTTATAGCGAAGTATCTACATCTTTGGGTAGGATTGATGCCCTATTAGAGGTTGATGATAAAGTTTATATTTTTGAATTTAAATTAAATGAATCTGCCGAAATTGCACTTAGGCAAATTCACGAGCGTGGCTATTACAAGCAGTTTATGGGGCAGGATAAGAAAATTTATCTGATTGGCATAAACTTTTCGAGTCAGACTAAAAGCGTAGCCGAATTGCGCTTCGAGGGCGTGGGCTAA
- a CDS encoding nitroreductase family protein, protein MIKKLTTQTPVLDLIRNRWSPRAFAERDLSQEVVASLIEAAGCAPSAMNEQPWRFVVALRQEEAAFQTLCDLLLEGNKKWAKNAAALVVVLGKQTYSLNGKPNGNAAHDAGMATQNLLLQALSLEVYGHVMEGFEKEKATAVLGLSPDFKPVTMLALGYLGQADSLEEPYYTRETTPRSRKAVEEICFSVGKTIQ, encoded by the coding sequence ATGATAAAAAAACTCACGACCCAAACCCCCGTTCTTGACCTGATTCGCAACCGTTGGAGTCCGCGTGCCTTCGCCGAGCGCGACCTTAGCCAAGAAGTAGTCGCAAGCCTTATCGAGGCGGCAGGCTGTGCGCCCAGTGCCATGAATGAACAACCTTGGCGGTTTGTAGTGGCACTGCGCCAAGAAGAAGCGGCTTTCCAGACCCTCTGCGATTTGCTTTTAGAAGGCAATAAAAAATGGGCAAAAAATGCCGCTGCCTTAGTTGTGGTTTTGGGCAAACAGACCTATTCGCTTAACGGCAAGCCCAACGGCAATGCCGCCCATGATGCAGGCATGGCAACCCAAAACTTACTCCTGCAAGCCCTTAGTCTGGAAGTCTATGGACACGTTATGGAAGGTTTTGAGAAAGAAAAAGCAACGGCGGTATTGGGCTTATCGCCTGATTTTAAGCCTGTTACTATGTTGGCATTGGGCTATTTGGGGCAGGCAGATAGCTTGGAAGAACCCTATTACACGCGCGAAACTACGCCGCGCAGCCGAAAGGCAGTAGAGGAGATTTGTTTTTCGGTAGGAAAAACCATTCAATAA
- a CDS encoding PAS domain-containing protein, whose protein sequence is MTPSAQHAEHLEDFVVAPEVIESHLRKIYLKADSIVEIFILLSFLFGFLLMLLSDNPISPYLAVAAVLNLGIAVWARQKKRGTTWSRGLYAFVLMNFLVQFVAQMEGLSELYFLYFVYLTLLILYEDWLPSLIFNLYAFAHHGVYFYLDFQDISWKIYFLNFINQENTYLVTGLHLGLTALQAVICAWWALYLRKNTIQSIRMKLFFENRLQSRMRNIAFAEEIAKENFEVEANFEAGDSLGQALLKMRDNLRKAAQLESEEQFFNVGFAKASEILAQNADDRIDLLEKMLSFLVSYTQGQVGAIYLTHYREATNPENLTPEQQGGEKEPYLVLNNLYAYHKKQYEQFENGLTIAWGEGIVGEAALRLKPLHFNNLPQNFHTVESALGKTSVRNLLLLPLLTAQNECLGVLEIGYFQNIPSHYINFAERSAHNLAEVLKNIIANEENKRLLEETQAVTLKLKNAQEEAYRSNKALHKFRDTMDTYTIVVEISAQARIVYVNEKFCQVTGYDYDEAVGQLHTFYVPDDVQKEGSYEKLRQKLDQARYFEQDVRRKKKDGSVLWLRAYYFPEFDENGNLEKTVCLCSDITEEKQQYQQMATLLYQYETTREQLMAQSEALQIIQTQQEVKIIELETRLQEKERNLRELKLRLGDRKQA, encoded by the coding sequence ATGACACCTTCTGCCCAACACGCCGAACATCTCGAAGACTTTGTCGTTGCGCCCGAAGTCATAGAGTCGCATTTGCGAAAAATTTACCTCAAAGCGGATAGCATTGTAGAAATTTTTATCCTTTTATCGTTTTTGTTTGGCTTTTTGCTGATGCTCCTTTCAGACAACCCCATTTCGCCCTACTTGGCAGTGGCGGCGGTGCTAAATTTGGGCATTGCAGTTTGGGCAAGGCAGAAAAAGCGTGGTACAACTTGGAGCAGAGGGCTTTATGCCTTCGTGTTGATGAATTTTTTGGTGCAATTTGTAGCCCAAATGGAGGGTTTGAGCGAGCTTTATTTTCTCTATTTTGTCTATCTGACCCTACTTATTTTGTATGAAGATTGGCTGCCTTCGCTGATTTTCAATTTGTACGCCTTTGCGCATCATGGGGTCTATTTTTACTTAGATTTTCAAGATATTAGTTGGAAGATTTATTTTCTGAATTTTATCAATCAAGAAAATACCTACTTAGTTACGGGGCTACACTTAGGGCTGACGGCATTACAAGCCGTTATCTGCGCTTGGTGGGCTTTATACCTTCGCAAAAATACGATTCAGAGTATTCGCATGAAGCTATTTTTCGAAAACCGCTTGCAGAGCCGTATGCGCAACATTGCTTTTGCCGAGGAGATAGCCAAAGAAAATTTTGAAGTAGAAGCCAATTTTGAAGCAGGCGACTCTTTGGGGCAGGCACTTTTAAAGATGCGCGACAATTTGCGAAAAGCGGCGCAATTAGAGTCGGAAGAGCAGTTTTTTAATGTAGGTTTTGCCAAAGCCAGCGAAATTTTAGCGCAAAATGCAGACGATAGAATAGATTTGCTCGAAAAGATGCTTAGTTTTTTGGTTTCCTACACACAGGGGCAGGTAGGCGCGATTTATCTGACGCATTACAGAGAGGCTACAAACCCAGAAAATCTAACCCCAGAACAGCAGGGAGGTGAAAAAGAGCCTTACCTTGTCCTCAATAATCTCTACGCCTATCATAAAAAACAGTACGAACAGTTTGAAAACGGACTAACCATTGCTTGGGGCGAGGGCATTGTAGGCGAGGCAGCCTTGCGCCTCAAACCGCTGCATTTTAATAATTTGCCACAAAATTTTCATACCGTAGAGTCGGCATTGGGCAAAACCAGCGTCCGCAATTTGCTTTTGCTACCCCTGCTTACGGCACAAAACGAATGTTTGGGCGTTTTAGAAATTGGTTATTTTCAAAATATCCCTTCCCATTACATCAACTTTGCCGAGCGAAGTGCGCACAATTTGGCAGAGGTATTGAAAAATATTATCGCCAACGAAGAAAACAAACGCCTTTTAGAAGAAACCCAAGCCGTTACGCTCAAACTTAAAAATGCACAAGAGGAAGCCTATCGTAGCAATAAAGCCCTGCACAAATTTAGGGATACGATGGATACTTATACGATTGTGGTAGAAATTAGCGCACAGGCGCGTATTGTGTATGTGAATGAAAAATTTTGTCAGGTTACGGGCTACGACTACGATGAAGCCGTCGGGCAGTTGCACACTTTCTACGTACCCGACGATGTACAGAAAGAGGGTTCGTATGAAAAGTTGCGCCAGAAGTTAGACCAAGCCCGCTATTTTGAGCAAGATGTCAGGCGCAAGAAAAAAGACGGTTCGGTGCTTTGGCTACGCGCCTATTATTTTCCCGAATTTGACGAAAACGGAAACTTAGAAAAAACCGTTTGCCTCTGTTCGGATATTACCGAAGAAAAGCAGCAGTACCAGCAAATGGCGACCCTTTTGTACCAATACGAAACCACACGCGAGCAACTCATGGCACAAAGCGAAGCCCTGCAAATCATTCAAACCCAACAAGAAGTCAAGATTATCGAACTCGAAACCCGCCTACAAGAAAAGGAGCGAAACCTAAGAGAGCTAAAACTGCGCTTGGGCGATAGAAAGCAAGCCTAA